The following proteins are co-located in the Microplitis demolitor isolate Queensland-Clemson2020A chromosome 3, iyMicDemo2.1a, whole genome shotgun sequence genome:
- the LOC103572114 gene encoding uncharacterized protein LOC103572114 gives MAPRTRKRNPYPVPDISSEGFWVARGPALGKNVSANDRTWSSKVDVAERLFSHHTLNSIRRDQRIIRPNEPNDALDFALSSIYIHDEDFMVPKMYVFMQPETLNLQSWRQLRNELEPSSKQPTTAKTIKSKILPKSMGTNVATATAMPVSQVTVNTRDTIRVQRKINSPAVSPSDKYRSALSGKKSRAATADKKSIAVKSKEYSQSSDDILDKNQRRLTYAAQMRAIERIHPSSLKLAIEGPHTDLTNPGYSRKADGTFYSI, from the exons atggcTCCAAGGACTCGCAAAAGAAATCCGTATCCAGTGCCAGATATTTCCAGTGAGGGTTTTTGGGTTGCACGGGGTCCGGCTTTAGGAAAAAATGTATCAGCAAATGACAGGACGTGGTCGTCTAAAGTAGACGTTGCTGAGAGGCTATTTTCTCATCATACACTTAATAGTATTCGACGTGACCAACGTATTATTAGAccaaat GAACCAAATGATGCATTAGATTTTGCATTATCGTCAATATACATTCATGATGAAGATTTTATGGTACCAAAAATGTATGTTTTCATGCAACCTGAAACATTGAATTTACAATCATGGCGTCAGTTACGTAATGAACTTgag cCGTCTTCAAAACAACCAACCACAGCAAAAACAATCAAGTCAAAAATATTGCCTAAGTCAATGGGAACAAATGTAGCAACGGCTACAGCAATGCCTGTATCACAAGTAACTGTAAATACACGAGACACTATACGTGTAcagaggaaaataaattcaccAGCAGTCTCGCCGAGCGATAAGTACCGTTCGGCGCTGAGTGGTAAAAAATCCCGAGCAGCAACTGCCGATAAAAAATCCATAGCTGTTAAATCCAAAGAATATTCACAATCGTCAGATGATATTCTCGATAAAAACCAGAGACGTTTGACTTACGCGGCACAAATGCGAGCAATCGAGAGGATTCATCCGAGCAGTCTCAAGCTGGCGATCGAGGGTCCTCACACGGATTTAACAAATCCTGGCTACAGTCGTAAAGCTGATGGAACATTTTAcagcatataa